A genome region from Neptunomonas japonica JAMM 1380 includes the following:
- a CDS encoding protein YgfX, producing MFSPLSLDITPSRNFYFFCGFCSVVALLAVLYSGARGLLQVSVLALWAALTLSLLFHSVSVLRVVWDLDRSVMKLLCKSRGWVAGEQIEQVHLLPGLCFFKVKPVSGKSIYVCVFPDSVSSGEYRRLRVALRLGKMSLNATEAIQN from the coding sequence GTGTTCAGCCCTCTTAGTCTAGATATAACGCCATCACGAAACTTCTATTTTTTTTGTGGTTTCTGCAGTGTGGTTGCATTGCTTGCTGTACTCTACTCAGGTGCTAGAGGGTTGCTGCAAGTTTCTGTGCTTGCCCTCTGGGCTGCTTTAACGTTATCTCTGTTATTTCACTCGGTATCTGTTCTGCGAGTAGTTTGGGATTTGGATCGCTCTGTGATGAAGTTGTTGTGTAAAAGCAGGGGTTGGGTAGCGGGTGAACAAATAGAACAAGTTCACCTGCTTCCGGGGTTATGCTTCTTTAAAGTAAAACCTGTATCTGGAAAGTCTATATATGTATGCGTTTTTCCAGACTCAGTATCGAGCGGAGAATATAGGCGTTTGAGAGTCGCACTGCGTTTAGGGAAGATGTCCTTAAACGCTACTGAGGCCATTCAAAATTGA
- a CDS encoding succinate dehydrogenase assembly factor 2: MYSEEDIRRLAWQSRRGMLELDVLFVPFVKDAFRGLSEEDKDHFVRLLACEDQDLFLWLMEREVPEDPDLHRIVRIILDRVQPS, translated from the coding sequence ATGTATTCTGAAGAAGATATTCGCCGCTTAGCCTGGCAAAGCCGTCGCGGTATGTTGGAGCTTGATGTTTTATTTGTACCGTTTGTTAAAGATGCATTCCGAGGTCTATCTGAAGAAGACAAAGATCATTTTGTAAGGTTGTTGGCCTGCGAGGATCAAGATCTATTTTTATGGTTAATGGAAAGAGAGGTGCCAGAAGATCCTGATTTGCACCGAATCGTACGCATTATTTTAGATCGTGTTCAGCCCTCTTAG